The nucleotide window ctataatacatcatctcgtaactaactccttagtaaCTTTGCTtccaagcttcttgtgatgtgtattaccgagaggggcccagagatacctctccgatacacggagtgaaaaatcctaatcttaatccatgccaactcaacagataCCTTTTGAGATaattgtagagcatctttatgatcgtccagttacattgtgacgtttgatagcacacaacgtattcctccgatatccgggagttgcatgatctcatagccGAAGGAGTATGTATTTTACATTAAGAAAGcgatagcaataaactgaacgatcatatgctaagctaacggatgggtcttgtccatcacatcattctcctaatgatgtgatcccatcaTCAAGTGACAAGTCATGTCtgtggttaggaaaccttaaccatctttgatcaacgagttagtctagtagaggctcactagggacacgatatttattttatgtattcacacatgtatttaagtttccggtcaatacaattctagcatgaataataaacctttatcatgaatatggaaatataataataataacagctttattattgcctctagggcatatttccatcaccTCCGTCATTGTTCGTCTCATCGTCATTCGATCTGGAGCATGTGGTTGCCAATATGACCGTGGTCCCCTTCACTGGCACATAACGGCGCTCATCATCTTCCTCATGGGTGATGTGGGCCCCTTCATCTCCGCTTGCTCCTCCTCAAACGTTTGCACCAGATCCGGCCACAGGGGAACTAGCACCTGAGTGGCACCAGTTACCCCTAGATCCGGAGTCGTGTGTCGGCGACCACTACTCTGTGTCGGACTTCTTGCTCATCGCGGCAGAGCGAAGGTTTGGTGGTGTATGGCGACTAGTTGATGTGTGCGAGAGGTTGAGATTGTTGCGGTAGGGTTTGCGAAGAAGGGGCCCGGATGACTTTAAACCAGAGTAGGCTTCTCGGTCGCCACACCGCCATGACTAGAGCGGGCGTGATGGGAGTGAGGCTTTTGGTGGGTCCGTTGTCGGAGTCCGACGTGGCCAACGTCCTGACTCCCCCAAACCTCACCCCCGTTTGATGCCGGTTTGAGGGATTCAGACGACTGGATCGGTCCAGACCAATTTAGTGACCGTCGTTGGAATGGCCTAAAGTATCTGGACATTTGAGGGCGATTTGGTGATCCGCGTTGGATTAGCCCCAAGAGTAGCCATTTCTTGGTCTATGTGGTTTCTTACTATATAAGCCTACCATAAGCATATATACATGCCACTGGTGTAGTAGACAATAGTGACTTGTAACTGTCACACTTGATCAACGACTGTTGCAGCGGCATATCCATGTACGTATGAAGTCCTCATCTGTCGTGGTTGTCATGCCGAGGAGGTGCGGTTTTGCTCCTCCTCGCCTGAGGAGATCGACTCAGGCTTGATGTCTGTCGGAACCGCGGAGGATGAGGGGCCTGAAAACCATGGGCGACAGCGCCAACTCGTTGGGGAGCCACACGCTGGCCACCACTTCTCGGCATCGGACTTCTTTCCCATCACGGCGGAGGTGTTTAGGGTGTGCTGCGACTTTGAAAGAGGGAAGGGGTGTAGGGTTTGCGTGTTGATCTCGCTAGACTTTAATATCCGAAGCAAACACGACAAAGCTTCAATGTGGCGGAATATGCTTCTTGGTCTCCATGGTGTGTGAATGTCAGGTAGACGGACGGCCGTCAGCCAACATGGATGCTAGTTGGTTGTCGTCCGAACACGTTCACTCGGGCCAACATGAATGCAACATGGAGATAAAGGAGTCGAGCTGATTTCCCAGTTTAGATCAATTGCTCTCATTAACAATTTTGTTAAGTTCCCTGTGAAGGGCTTTGCCACTCGGCTTACACCCATAGCCCACAGAACTATTAGTCCTTTCCAGTCGGCATTTATCAAAGGTCGTTTTATCCTAGATGGGATCCTTTGCTTACACGAGATCGTTCATGACCTCAGAATCCATAAGTCGAAAGCGGTGGTATTAAAGTTGGACTTTGAAAAAGCATACGATTCGGTCAGCTAGCCTTTCTTGAGAAAGGTCCTCCTGGCCAAAGGTTTCGACGGGGCTTATGTTCACAGGATCATGTAGTTAGTCTCAGGGGGCCACACCGCGCTCTTTATTAATGGCCAGGTCAGTAATTACTTTGCCAACAGAAGGGCCTGCGGCAGGGTGACCCTCCTTCTCCTATCCCGTTCAATTTTGTTGTGGACTCTCTGTCTCGTATTCTTTCCAAAGCTATTACTCATGGTCATATATCTCCTGTTATCTCCCACCTCATTCCGGAAGGGGTCACTCATCTTCAGTATGCAGATGACACTATCATTATGGTAGAACTGAATGACTCTTGCATTGCCCACCTCAAGTTCATACTTCTCTGTTTTGAAGCCTTGTCGGGGCTTAAAATTAATTTCTCTAAGAGCGAGGTCATAGTCGGTGTTGACGATACGGAGGCTTTAAGGGTGGCCCATCTTCTTAAATGTAAGTTGGGATCCTTTCCCTTCAAATATTTGGGCCTCCCGATTTCTCTGGATATGCTCTATGCTAAATAATTTGCCCCTGTTGTTGCTAAGGTTGGGAATAGGGTGCTTCCTTGGAGAGGCAGATACAACACAAGTGCTGGGAAAGTGGCGCTGATCAACACTTGCTTGTCTTCCTTACTGATGTTTCTCATGGGCTTTTATTTACTCTTTGCCGGCACGCATGCTGGCTTCGATAAGCATCggggtgattttttctggaacGCGGCAGACAATACGCGCAAGTACAGACTTGTCAGGTGGAAAGTTATGTGTAAACCCAAAAACCTTGGAGGGTTGGGCATCATAAACACTGCTGTCATGAATAAATGCCTCTTTATTAAATGGTGGTGGAAAATTATGACCATGGGAGCTAGTACTTTGTGGCTTTCTATCCTTAAAGCAAAATATTTCCCTCTTTCTAGCCCCCTGTTCGCCTCTGCTCGCAGAGGCTCGCAGTTTTGGAAAGATCTTGTTAAAGTTAGGCCGTTATTTTTGGCTCACGTTAAGTTTGTAGTTGGGGATGGGGTTTCAGTTCGTTTTGGCTTGATTGGTGGTGTGGAGACTCACCTCTCTCTATGAGCTTCCCTACCCTTTTTTTCTTATTGCCCTAATCCGAATATCTCCATCGCGGGGCTCTCAGCGAATAACTGGGACTTAGCCTTCCGGCGCTCCTGATCTCCTGTGGAGTCAGAAGAGTGGCGACGGCTTACTGCCTTCTTCCCTACGCTCTCAGAGACTACAGACACGATGGTCTGGCCCCATACTTCTTCTGGGCATTTTTTGGTCAAGTCTTTGTATTCCAAGCTAATTGGTGGTTCCCCCACTAACAGATTTACTCATGTGTGGAGGGCTCGTATTACCCCTAAAGTTAGGATCTTCCTGTGGCAAGCTTTCAAAGGCCGTCTTCCCATGGCTAACCAAATTCGTAAGAGGAATGGCCCCGGTAGGAGTTCTGGGCCCTTTGCGGAGCCCTGGAGGACATGAATCATATATTTTTTCACTGCGTTTTGGCCAAGTTGGTCTGGAGTTGTGTCAGAACATGGCTCCAGGTTCCCTGGGATCCTTCTTCATTCTCTGAGCTCCGAACCCTGACTACTTCTTTGGCTGGTGTTACAAAGAGAGTCTTTTGGGTAGGACTTGGAGCGATCTGTTGGTCCTTGTGGACTACTAGAAACAAGTTTACTATCGAACATGTTTTTCCTGCTAAGCCTGCTGATTGCTTATTTAAATCATGTATGTTGCTACAACAGTGGAGATTATTGACTAAGCCGGAGGACCGGGATGCTCTTGATCTTTTGATATCTAAAATGCGGGCCTCGGCGTCTTCCTTATCCAGACCGGAGCATGTTGCGTAGTTGCTTTTGTGTCTCTTTTGACTAGTTCGCTGGTTATCTCTCCGGCCTGCGCGCCGTGTGTTGGCCTGGGTGCCATGTATCTCTTTCTCTAAAACTTTGGGTGGGCCCTCGTCTGGGTCACCGTTATGTTCGTTGGTCTGGTTGGATGGTTGTTTCGGAACACTGCCTGgtggctttatttataaagtcTGGCACATGCCTTTTCTCTAAAAGGGTTTTAGAATAACGGATGTGACGGAAGAAGGGTTTAAGGTTGGTTCGGGTGTCAGAGCCTGACGTGGGAGACGTGTGAAACCATCCAAACCTGCTTTAGTTTGGTGTAAATTTGCGGGATTTCGGACGCCGGATTGGTCAGAAAAATTTAGGTAACCGTGGACTAAAAATATCTGGTCCAAATATTTGCGATCGATTTGGTGAGGCGTGATATATAGACGGTACTACTGGAGGGGAACTTTTGGTTCCTGAGTACATATGTACCTTATATGAATTTTTTTAGCAATTCAACAAAAAGTCAAAAATTTCTGAAATTAACTTGACCTTTCATTGTACTAGTGAGAAAAGTTTCACAAAAAGAAAGTTCCTCTTTGACTTCTTTTAAAAAAGATAAATTTTCAATCAAAATAGCGTGAATAGTGACCTATAATAGCAAATAAATTTTGTCTTTTTCTATGTGAAGTCAATGTTggtttttttttgtgaaaattTATATACTAGTGTGCAAGTAAGTCAAGTTTAATCTATTTTTGAACTATTTTAATTTTTTATttaactatttaaaaaaacccATTTAAGGTGTATATACATACGGGAGCCAAAGGGTGTTTCTCCGGTACTACTCCGCTAAAAGAAATGCTATTGGTGCAGTAGACCGTAGTAGTAGggaaaaaaaattatatgagaccaggtctcacgattagcaggtgagacccgttctgatggatgacacgtgtcattcacaaatcacaaagcatttaATCTTCCCTCCCCTGATTTTAAGTGAAGAGTAGGAGATACTTTGTAATTTGTGAATGCCACGTACCATCCATCAGGATGGGTCTCGTGTGAGACCTGGTTTTATAGAATTCTTTTTCCTACTAGTATCTTGAAACCGAAAGATGGGTAAATGCATGATGAACGCGGTTCCCCAAAAAATTCACTATGAACGCGCTTGCCCGAGGGTAAAACGGCCATTTTGAACACTCCCCCAGCCTCTACTAAAAGCTTTGCTGTGCGAGCTCACTCACTCAGCAGGTGTCCACTCCACTCCACTCGAGACAAAGCCATGGCGTCTCCCGCTCCAATCCCGGCAACGCCGCTCCTCGCCATCGCCATCCTCGCCGTGTTCGTCTCCGCCACCACAGCCGGCCCGGCGTGCTCGGAGTCCGACCGGGACGCGCTGCTGTCGATCCGCGCGGCGCTGTCGGAGGCGCACCTCGGCGTCTTCTCGACGTGGAAGGGCGCGGATTGCTGCGCCAACTGGTACGGCGTGAGCTGCGACCCCACGAGCGGCCGCGTGGCCGACCTGACCCTCCGCGGCGAAGCCGAGGACGCCGTGATGGCCCCCGACGGCCACCCCGCCTCGGGCGTCATGTCCGGCTACATCTCCGACCACGTCTGCCACCTCGACGCCCTGTCCTCCCTCATCCTCGCCGACTGGAAGCAGATATCCGGGCCCATCCCGTCCTGCGTCGCCACCTCTCTTCCCAACCTCCGTATCCTCGAGCTCCCCGCCAACCGCCTCACGGGCGAGATCCCGCCGTCCATCGGCAGCCTCTCCCGCCTCATCGTGCTCAACCTCGCCGACAACCTCCTCTCCGGCGCCATCCCCAGCTCCCTCGCCTCCCTCGCATCCAtcaagcacctcgacctcgccaacAACCAGCTCACCGGCAGTATCCCAGCCAACATCGGCAACCTCGCCACGCTGAGCCGCGCGCTGCTCAGCCGGAACCGGCTGTCGGGGCCCATCCCTCCGTCCATCGGGTCCCTCACCCGGCTCGCGGACCTGGACCTCTCCGAGAACCGTCTCACGGGCGCCGTCCCGGACAGCCTCGGGTCGTCGGGCAGCGGCGTGCTCACGTCGCTGCACCTCGGCGGCAACCGCATCTCCGGGCGGATCCCGGCGAAGGTGCTGGGGGAGAAGGGGCTCGCGATCGTGAACCTGAGCCGGAACGCCGTGGAGGGCCCCATCCCGGACGCGTTCACGGGCAGGTCCTACTTCATCGTGCTGGACCTGTCGCGGAACCGGCTGACCGGCGGC belongs to Triticum urartu cultivar G1812 chromosome 7, Tu2.1, whole genome shotgun sequence and includes:
- the LOC125520394 gene encoding DNA damage-repair/toleration protein DRT100-like, translated to MASPAPIPATPLLAIAILAVFVSATTAGPACSESDRDALLSIRAALSEAHLGVFSTWKGADCCANWYGVSCDPTSGRVADLTLRGEAEDAVMAPDGHPASGVMSGYISDHVCHLDALSSLILADWKQISGPIPSCVATSLPNLRILELPANRLTGEIPPSIGSLSRLIVLNLADNLLSGAIPSSLASLASIKHLDLANNQLTGSIPANIGNLATLSRALLSRNRLSGPIPPSIGSLTRLADLDLSENRLTGAVPDSLGSSGSGVLTSLHLGGNRISGRIPAKVLGEKGLAIVNLSRNAVEGPIPDAFTGRSYFIVLDLSRNRLTGGVPRSLASAAYVGHLDLSHNRLCGTIPAGPPFDHLAAESFASNSCLCGAPLGKCT